One Thiocapsa sp. genomic window, AAGGTCGTCTGGCCGGCCGGCCAACTGACCAAGGAATTCACGGTCCTCCTGGATCCGCCGTCGATGTCCGAGCGCCGTGCCTCCGTGGTCCGCCCGCCCGCCATCACGGATCCTCGACCGGCGACGTCCCCTTCGCCGTCGCGATCGGCCGCGCGCTCCGACCCGGCACCGCCGCGCAGCGATGCCGTGGATCGGCCCCCGTCGCAGCCGGACCGCCGGATCCCGAGCGGGGCGGATGGGTTTCCCGCCTACTTCGGTCCCGTACGTTCCGGGACGGGGCTGCTGCGACTGGCGCGCGGGGCTCAAGCCGGGGACGCGACGACGGCCCAGACCGCTCTGGCGCTGTACCGCAACAATCAGGACGCCTTCATCAACGGCGACATCGAGCGTTTGATCGCCGGCAAGACACTGGTCATCCCCACGCGTGCTGAACTATTTGCGCTCGACGAGGCCGCAGCGGCGGCGGAGCTTCAGACGGCACTGCAGGGCGGTACGGTGCGTCGTTCGCCCATCACCGAGGTAGCGCGGATCGACGACGCGGCAGCGGCCCAGAGCGCGCGTCTGCGCATCGCGGGCGCAGCCGGTGGGGTTCCCGGCACCGTCCCCGTCACCCTTGAGGTCCCGTCGGCACCATCCTCCGACGATACCGCTCGGGATTCCGCGAGCATGCCGTCACTGGGTACCGATCTGGAGCAGGAGCTCCTGCTGGTGATCGAGGCGAGTGAAACGGCCCGTCAGGAGACCGAGGAGCTTCGCGAGCGGGTCCGCGAGCTGGAGACGCAGCTCGCCGACATCCAGGCCCTGCTGCAACTGAGAGACGGCGAGGTAGCGCGGCTGCAGGGGGGCGCGCCGGGGGAATCGATCGAGATCGATTCGGAACCTCCAGCGGAGGCGCCCGATTCGGTGGTCGCGGAGACCGAGATCGTCGCAACCGACGGCGCTGAGTCGATCTCCGAGGAGATCGCGACGGCCCCGAGCGAAGAGGCTCCGGACGTCGATGCGGGCGCCGAACCGAGTCTCGCCGAGGTCGAAACCGAAACAGAGGCATCCCCGGCGGTCCCGGCGGCGGTCGTGGGCGAGGAGCTCGAGACTGCGGTGGACACCGCTCCCGCGCCCACCTCTGCCTGGCATGCCTATCTTCTCCCGCTGGCCGGTTTCGCCGGGGTGACCGCCTTGGGGGTCCTCGCGTTTTCATTGGTGTCGGCGCGTCGTCGTCGCCGCGAGCAGGAGGAGAATGAAGACGAGTGGAGTATCGACTCCGCCGTCGTTTCCCTCCAGGAGCCGGAGTCCGAGCCGGTTGCGCCCGAACCCATGCCGGCCGAGGTTGTGGACCGGACGCCGGCCGACGCCGGCCGCGCGCCGCCGAGCGAGCCGGAGCCGGTTGCGCCCGAGCCAACGGAGCGAGAGCCGCAGAGCGACTCCGGATTGCTGACGTCGTCCTCCCAGCTGACCGCGTTCGGGCATTTCGAGGCGGAGACCGACGAGGCCGATGCGCTTTCCGAGGCCGATATCTATATCGCCTACGGACGTTACAAGGAGGCCGAGGATCTGCTCAAGCGCGAGCTCAAACGCTCCCCCGGACGTCTCGACGTGAAATTCAAGCTGGCCGAGGTCTATGCGGGATCCGAGAATCCGGAGGCGTTGCGCAAGCTCATGCAGCACCTCAAGGCCACCGGCGCGGACACCGCCGAGCCGGCGCGCTGGGAGCGCCTGAGCGCCATCGCCGCGGTGGTCGAGCAAGGCGGAACCTGGGATCCCGGGGCCACCATGCCGATCACCGAGGCGACAGGCATCCCGGCTCAGGGGCCCGGTCCGCATCTCTCTGCGTTGGAGGGTGCCGCCGATGCGTTGTCCGGCGAGAGCCGCGAGGACGACAACGATTTCTTCAGGCTCGATCTCGACGAGCTCGAGTCCAAACCTCGTCCCGGGCCGAGTCCCGGGCCAACTCCCGGAACGGCGACACCGCCCCCGGTGGCCGAGACGTCGTTCCCGCCGACGCAGGACGAGGATCTTCCTTTGTTGTTCGACGATTCCGCGTTGGACAGTCCGCTTGATCTGCCCGAGCTGTCCGGTCTGCAGGATCTGTCTGCTCCGCCGGGCACCGAGGATCGGGATCCTCGGGGCCGGCTTTCCGAAGAGTCCGACTTGGTCCTGACGCTGGACGATCTTCGCGACTCCCGCGATTTGGATCTCGACGCCTTCCTGGACGCCGGATCACCGCCGGTGGTCAGTCCGAAGGCGCAGTCCGAAGGGTCGCTGCCGAGCCTGACGCTCCCGAAGAACGAGGTCGGTCCTTCCGCAGGCGATGCGCCCGGCGGCGAGCCCTTGCCGGATGTGCGCGAGCCCCCGGACGACGGGCTCGCCGAGCAATGGGCGATGGACTCCGGGATCTGGGACGAGAATGCCACCAAGCTCGATCTCGCACGGGCCTACATCGATATGGACGACCTCGCCTCTGCGCGGGATATCCTCGAAGAAGTCATCGCGGATGGTCGCGAGGAGCAGCGCAGCGAGGCGCAAGACATGCTGAGGACACTCGCCTGAATGCCGAGGTGACCCCGGTGTCGATAGCGGTGCCGACATCGGGGCCGATCCCGGGGTCAACGCCAGCGCCCGAGGGATCGGGGCCGGTCGCTGCGGCGAACCCGCAACGGATCGCCATGGGCATCGAGTACGACGGCTCGGCGTTTCGCGGTTGGCAGATCCAGGTCGGGGTTCGCAGCGTACAGGCGACGCTCGAAGAGGCGATCGGCCGTGTCGCCGATCACCCGATCCGCGTCCAGTGTGCAGGGCGCACCGATGCCGGCGTGCATGCCGACGAGCAGGTGGTGCATTTCGACACCACGGCACGTCGCACCGAGCGCGCCTGGGTACTCGGGACCAACGTCAATCTTCCGCCCGATGTCGCCGTGCGCTGGGCCTGTTCGGTGGATCCGCGGTTTCATGCCCGTTTCGACGCGCAGGCCCGTCACTACCGTTACCTGATCATGGTGCGCGCGACACGCTCGCCCCTGCAGCGCGACCGCGCCGTTTGGAGCCACCGACCCCTGGACATCGAACGCATGCGCGAGGCCGGACAGGGACTCGTCGGCGTGCACGACTTTTCCAGCTTCCGTGCGGTCGCCTGTCAGGCAAAGAGCCCGATCCGCCATCTGCACTATCTGGAGCTGAGCGAGACGGATGGCCTCATTCAATTGCGGGTTGGTGCCAACGGGTTTTTGCACCATATGGTACGCAACATCGCCGGCGTGCTGATGACGATCGGCCGCGGCGAGGCGCCGGTCGAGTGGACGCGAGCGCTTCTGGAACTGCGCGACCGCCGCCTCGGCGGTGTGACCGCCCCACCCCAAGGGCTCTATTTCGTACGTGCCGATTACCCGGAAGGTTTTCGACTGCCGTCCGGTCGGGAACCCGCTCCATCGACGGATCAGCACAATGTCCCACGCTCTTGCTTGTAATCACCTGAACCGCGTCGACTCGACGCGCGCTTCTCGCCCCGACGCGCGATGCTCCGACCCCCGTTGGTCAGTCGCTCAAAGACGCGGTTCAGCCGGCATTCGCCAATCATGAGAACCCGCGTTAAGATTTGCGGCCTGACGCGTCGGGCCGACGTGGATGCGGCCGTGGCCGCGGGGGTCGACGCGATCGGCTTTGTCTTCCATCCGCCGAGTCCGCGCGCGGTGTCGCCGCAGGATGCCCGCGACCTCTGCGCCGGGTTGCCGCCCTTCGTGACGGCGGTCGGGCTCTTCGTCGATGCCTCCCCCGAGCACGTCCGCTCGACCCTGAACCGGGTTCCGCTCGAGCTGCTGCAATTCCACGGCGAGGAAGACCCTGAGCTCTGCGCATCCTTCGGGCGACGATGGATCAAGGCGATTCGGATGCGTCCGGGCGTGGATCTCGCCGAGGAGCAGAGGCGCTACGAACGGGCCGCCGGGCTTTTGCTCGACACCTTCGATCCGGCTCGCCCGGGCGGGACCGGACAACGCTTCGATTGGGATCGGATCCCGACGGCCCTTGCGCCCTCGATCGTCCTCGCGGGCGGTCTGGACGGCGAGAATGTCGGGGAGGCGATCCGCCGGGTCCGCCCGTTCGGCG contains:
- the truA gene encoding tRNA pseudouridine(38-40) synthase TruA; amino-acid sequence: MGIEYDGSAFRGWQIQVGVRSVQATLEEAIGRVADHPIRVQCAGRTDAGVHADEQVVHFDTTARRTERAWVLGTNVNLPPDVAVRWACSVDPRFHARFDAQARHYRYLIMVRATRSPLQRDRAVWSHRPLDIERMREAGQGLVGVHDFSSFRAVACQAKSPIRHLHYLELSETDGLIQLRVGANGFLHHMVRNIAGVLMTIGRGEAPVEWTRALLELRDRRLGGVTAPPQGLYFVRADYPEGFRLPSGREPAPSTDQHNVPRSCL
- a CDS encoding FimV/HubP family polar landmark protein; its protein translation is MSRQVIQASLIVLALMGSDAFALGLGELRTESALNQPFVGEIDLFDVKSDELDTVDASLAGPDAFAKSGVERYHFLTGLAFKPEASARGGAVIRVTSREPIREPFMDFLVKVVWPAGQLTKEFTVLLDPPSMSERRASVVRPPAITDPRPATSPSPSRSAARSDPAPPRSDAVDRPPSQPDRRIPSGADGFPAYFGPVRSGTGLLRLARGAQAGDATTAQTALALYRNNQDAFINGDIERLIAGKTLVIPTRAELFALDEAAAAAELQTALQGGTVRRSPITEVARIDDAAAAQSARLRIAGAAGGVPGTVPVTLEVPSAPSSDDTARDSASMPSLGTDLEQELLLVIEASETARQETEELRERVRELETQLADIQALLQLRDGEVARLQGGAPGESIEIDSEPPAEAPDSVVAETEIVATDGAESISEEIATAPSEEAPDVDAGAEPSLAEVETETEASPAVPAAVVGEELETAVDTAPAPTSAWHAYLLPLAGFAGVTALGVLAFSLVSARRRRREQEENEDEWSIDSAVVSLQEPESEPVAPEPMPAEVVDRTPADAGRAPPSEPEPVAPEPTEREPQSDSGLLTSSSQLTAFGHFEAETDEADALSEADIYIAYGRYKEAEDLLKRELKRSPGRLDVKFKLAEVYAGSENPEALRKLMQHLKATGADTAEPARWERLSAIAAVVEQGGTWDPGATMPITEATGIPAQGPGPHLSALEGAADALSGESREDDNDFFRLDLDELESKPRPGPSPGPTPGTATPPPVAETSFPPTQDEDLPLLFDDSALDSPLDLPELSGLQDLSAPPGTEDRDPRGRLSEESDLVLTLDDLRDSRDLDLDAFLDAGSPPVVSPKAQSEGSLPSLTLPKNEVGPSAGDAPGGEPLPDVREPPDDGLAEQWAMDSGIWDENATKLDLARAYIDMDDLASARDILEEVIADGREEQRSEAQDMLRTLA
- a CDS encoding phosphoribosylanthranilate isomerase, which codes for MRTRVKICGLTRRADVDAAVAAGVDAIGFVFHPPSPRAVSPQDARDLCAGLPPFVTAVGLFVDASPEHVRSTLNRVPLELLQFHGEEDPELCASFGRRWIKAIRMRPGVDLAEEQRRYERAAGLLLDTFDPARPGGTGQRFDWDRIPTALAPSIVLAGGLDGENVGEAIRRVRPFGVDVSGGVEASKGVKDHDKIRDFMQRVNDVDISR